One genomic window of Quercus lobata isolate SW786 chromosome 9, ValleyOak3.0 Primary Assembly, whole genome shotgun sequence includes the following:
- the LOC115959720 gene encoding dehydration-responsive element-binding protein 1B-like translates to MDIFKQFPDPQYLVGSDIWSSESESGSTRMVNLSDEEVMLASRNPKKRAGRKKFKETRHPVYRGVRRRNSGKWVSEVREPNKKSRIWLGTFPIAEMAARAHDVAAIALRGKSACLNFADSAWRLPVPVSTEAKDIQRTAAEAAEAFRPAESDVVSENEMRLMRKNTVSSATTEMEAEGVFFMDNEAIFGMPEGMLLTNMAEGMLLPPPRYYGENDMETDIDVSLWSHSI, encoded by the coding sequence ATGGATATTTTTAAGCAATTTCCAGATCCACAGTATTTAGTAGGGTCTGATATTTGGTCCTCTGAGTCAGAGAGTGGCAGTACTCGCATGGTAAACTTGTCAGACGAGGAGGTCATGTTAGCTTCGAGGAATCCTAAGAAACGAGCTGGGAGAAAGAAGTTTAAGGAGACAAGACACCCAGTGTACCGTGGAGTTAGAAGAAGGAACTCTGGAAAATGGGTTAGTGAAGTTCGCGAGCCCAATAAGAAGTCAAGGATTTGGCTTGGGACTTTCCCCATTGCAGAAATGGCAGCGCGTGCACATGACGTAGCGGCAATTGCGCTCCGAGGCAAGTCTGCGTGTCTCAATTTTGCTGACTCGGCGTGGCGGCTACCAGTGCCTGTGTCGACAGAGGCGAAGGATATTCAACGAACGGCAGCCGAGGCGGCTGAGGCATTTCGGCCTGCGGAGTCAGACGTGGTATCTGAGAATGAAATGAGGCTAATGAGGAAAAATACAGTGTCGTCTGCGACAACAGAGATGGAGGCAGAAGGTGTGTTTTTTATGGATAATGAGGCAATTTTCGGCATGCCAGAGGGGATGTTGTTGACAAATATGGCAGAGGGGATGTTGTTGCCTCCACCTCGTTACTATGGTGAAAATGACATGGAAACTGATATTGACGTGTCATTATGGAGTCactcaatttga